In one Alnus glutinosa chromosome 12, dhAlnGlut1.1, whole genome shotgun sequence genomic region, the following are encoded:
- the LOC133852236 gene encoding L-type lectin-domain containing receptor kinase IX.1-like, with protein sequence MRAGSCFPTCLPFDLFSFSLLISQAMATIFFSLFKLPLFFLLFILPSANSVSFKISRFESNASNILYHGDAVPSVGAVEMNKVNYLCRVGWATFVERVPHSDSNTGNLSDFTTHFSFIIDTTGSSSYGHGLVFFMAPVGFEIPPNSAGGFLGLFNTTTSDSSQNQIVLVEFDSYVNTEWDPPVEHVGINNNSISSAVYTSWNASLHSGDTVDASIVYNATTKNLSVSWSYERTSNSKENTSLSYNIDLSKVLPDWVTIGFSAATGSFVERHTLLSWEFSSSLEIKETSGKKAKNIRLIVGLTVSGGVLIAGLIVAFAIFWRHKQKKRTTEETANLTSINDDLERGAGPRRFSYNELALATYNFSNERKLGEGGFGAVYKGYLTDLDIPIAVKKISRGSKQGKKEYITEVKIISRLRHRNLVQLIGWCHDKGEFLLVYEFMPNGSLDAHLFGKRSPLPWVVRYKISLGLASALLYLHEEWEQCVVHRDIKSSNVILDSSFAVKVGDFGLARLMDHELGPQTTGLAGTLGYMAPEYISTGRASKESDVYSFGVVALEIATGRRSGYPMEEDSDVGLVQWVWNHYGRGDLLLAVDAKLHNDLDEKQVECLIIVGLWCAHPDRSLRPSIRQAIHVLNFDATTPNLPTQMPAPMYHVPITSVGSSEPLITTSLQGVGR encoded by the coding sequence ATGCGCGCAGGCAGTTGCTTTCCAACTTGTCTCCCATTTGatctcttctccttctctctcttaaTTTCCCAAGCCATGGCCACCATTTTCTTCAGCTTATTCAAGCTACCActcttctttttgctttttattcttCCCTCTGCAAATTCAGTTTCTTTCAAAATATCTCGCTTTGAATCCAACGCGTCCAACATACTGTATCATGGAGATGCTGTACCTTCTGTTGGAGCCGTTGAGATGAACAAAGTCAACTATCTATGCCGTGTTGGTTGGGCCACCTTTGTGGAGAGGGTGCCACACTCGGACTCCAATACTGGAAACCTCTCCGACTTCACAACTCATTTCTCCTTCATTATTGACACCACAGGCAGTTCTAGTTATGGTCATGGGCTTGTCTTCTTCATGGCTCCTGTTGGGTTTGAAATCCCACCGAATTCAGCAGGTGGCTTTCTAGGCCTATTCAACACCACAACCAGCGATTCATCTCAGAACCAAATTGTTCTGGTGGAGTTCGATTCTTACGTTAACACTGAATGGGATCCTCCGGTTGAGCATGTGGGGATTAACAACAACTCCATTTCTTCTGCCGTTTACACCTCTTGGAATGCTAGTTTACACAGTGGAGATACAGTAGATGCATCGATTGTCTATAACGCTACTACCAAGAATTTGAGCGTCTCTTGGTCCTACGAAAGGACTTCTAATTCAAAGGAAAATACTAGTCTTTCCTACAATATTGATCTCTCCAAGGTTCTTCCTGACTGGGTCACAATTGGATTTTCAGCTGCTACTGGTTCGTTTGTAGAGCGACATACGCTTCTGTCATGGGAATTCAGCTCAAGCTtggaaataaaagagacaagtggaaagaaagcaaaaaatataAGATTAATCGTGGGTCTGACAGTTTCTGGTGGTGTTTTGATAGCTGGGTTGATTGTAGCATTTGCAATATTCTGGAGGcataagcaaaagaaaagaacaacaGAAGAGACAGCGAACTTAACATCGATAAACGACGACCTAGAAAGAGGAGCGGGACCGAGAAGGTTTTCTTATAACGAGCTTGCTTTAGCCACCTACAACTTCTCAAATGAGAGGAAATTGGGTGAAGGAGGGTTCGGCGCCGTATACAAGGGGTATTTAACTGATTTAGACATTCCAATCGCAGTGAAGAAAATCTCAAGAGGGTCTAAACAGGGGAAGAAAGAATACATCACCGAGGTGAAGATCATTAGCCGGCTGAGGCACCGGAATCTTGTGCAACTCATAGGATGGTGTCATGACAAAGGTGAGTTCCTACTTGTATACGAGTTTATGCCAAATGGTAGCCTTGATGCTCACCTCTTTGGGAAGAGGAGTCCTCTCCCTTGGGTAGTGAGATACAAGATATCTCTTGGGTTGGCCTCCGCGTTGCTCTATCTCCATGAAGAGTGGGAGCAATGTGTGGTGCACCGGGATATCAAATCCAGCAATGTCATTCTAGACTCTAGTTTCGCTGTCAAGGTTGGTGACTTTGGGTTAGCTCGGCTTATGGATCACGAGCTAGGTCCCCAAACAACCGGATTGGCCGGAACTTTAGGATACATGGCTCCAGAATACATAAGCACTGGTAGGGCTAGTAAAGAGTCGGACGTGTATAGCTTTGGGGTGGTTGCATTAGAGATTGCTACTGGAAGAAGGTCAGGTTATCCTATGGAAGAGGACTCTGACGTAGGGTTGGTTCAGTGGGTTTGGAATCATTATGGGAGAGGAGATCTTCTTTTGGCAGTGGATGCGAAGCTGCATAATGATCTTGACGAAAAACAGGTCGAGTGCTTGATTATTGTTGGACTTTGGTGTGCTCACCCTGATCGAAGTCTTAGGCCCTCCATTAGGCAAGCAATTCACGTTCTTAATTTTGATGCAACAACACCAAATCTTCCAACACAGATGCCTGCTCCCATGTATCATGTACCGATAACATCAGTCGGCTCCAGTGAACCTTTGATCACTACAAGCCTTCAAGGGGTAGGTCGTtga
- the LOC133851862 gene encoding L-type lectin-domain containing receptor kinase IX.1-like translates to MNVSNICSFLLQPQRIHSLHLNLLFIFFLLLLPHAKSISFNFPSFPTNMNNMTFLGDAFTSGGALQLTKNQIDANITFSAGRASYAEPVRLWDAKTGRLTDFTTHFSFSITAVNQSDHGDGLSFFIAPFQSDIPKNSSGGYLGLFGSATALNNSLNQIVAVEFDTYQNDWDPSDDHVGINVNTIVSAANVSWKTSMRTGSTGNAWVSYNSTTKNLSVFLTYADNPAFNGDSILSYVVDLRNVLPEWVRVGFSAATGQWIELHAVSSWSFDSTLETNDGKKNRMGLVIGLTVGFGVLGCGFGLLWFICWRKRAGGKKEDLDGDIGMDDEFEKGTGPRRFTYRELIRATKNFAEGGKLGEGGFGGVYKGLLSESNTDVAVKRVSKGSKQGKKEYIAEVRIISRLRHRNLVQLIGWCHEKGEFLLVYEYMPNGSLDTHLFGGKTMLTWAVRYKVALGLASSLLYLHEEWEQCVVHRDIKSSNIMLDANFNAKLGDFGLARLVDHELGSQTTVLAGTMGYLAPECVTTGKASKESDVYSFGVVSLEIACGRKPVEPRAEQSKVRLVEYVWDLYGKGQLLEAVDKGLSMEFDEKQTECLMVVGLWCCHPDPTNRPSIRQVINVLNSEAPLPNLPSKFPVPMYFAPPMHMCRFSYTSSSALTGSSKDQTQCSCSSYSTTHSSASAGSRTALLINSGKTDV, encoded by the coding sequence ATGAATGTCTCCAACATATGTTCTTTCCTTCTTCAACCTCAAAGAATCCATTCTCTTCATCTCAATctgctcttcatcttctttttatTGCTGCTTCCCCATGCAAAATCAATTTCCTTCAACTTCCCTAGTTTCCCGACAAATATGAATAACATGACATTCCTGGGTGACGCATTCACGTCCGGAGGAGCTCTCCAACTTACAAAGAATCAAATTGACGCCAACATCACATTCAGTGCGGGTCGTGCCTCATATGCTGAGCCCGTGCGCCTTTGGGATGCCAAGACAGGGAGGCTTACAGACTTCACCACCCACTTCTCCTTTAGCATAACCGCTGTTAATCAGTCGGATCACGGAGACGGGCTCTCCTTCTTTATTGCGCCATTTCAGTCTGACATCCCTAAAAATTCAAGCGGCGGGTATCTTGGACTGTTTGGTTCGGCAACCGCGCTCAACAACTCTTTGAATCAAATTGTTGCAGTTGAGTTTGACACTTACCAAAATGATTGGGATCCAAGCGATGATCATGTCGGAATCAATGTCAACACCATTGTCTCAGCGGCAAATGTCTCGTGGAAAACTAGCATGAGGACAGGGTCAACAGGAAATGCATGGGTAAGTTACAACTCAACCACCAAAAATCTAAGTGTCTTCTTAACGTATGCTGATAATCCAGCCTTCAATGGGGATTCTATCCTTTCATATGTTGTTGATTTGCGGAATGTTTTGCCGGAATGGGTTAGAGTTGGTTTCTCCGCAGCTACAGGTCAGTGGATTGAGTTGCATGCAGTAAGTTCTTGGTCATTCGATTCAACCTTGGAGACCAACGATGGGAAGAAAAACAGAATGGGGTTGGTGATTGGTTTAACCGTGGGTTTTGGTGTATTGGGTTGTGGATTTGGTCTACTTTGGTTCATCTGTTGGAGAAAAAGGGCCGGTGGGAAAAAAGAAGATTTGGACGGAGATATCGGTATGGATGACGAATTTGAAAAAGGAACCGGCCCAAGGAGGTTCACTTACCGTGAGCTTATCCGTGCAACAAAAAACTTTGCCGAAGGAGGGAAGCTTGGAGAGGGAGGATTCGGAGGCGTTTACAAAGGTTTGTTAAGTGAATCCAATACAGACGTTGCTGTTAAGAGGGTCTCAAAGGGATCAAAGCAGGGGAAAAAGGAGTACATAGCAGAAGTGAGAATCATTAGTCGTTTGAGGCACAGGAATTTGGTTCAACTAATTGGTTGGTGCCATGAAAAGGGTGAGTTCCTTCTCGTCTACGAGTACATGCCTAATGGAAGCCTTGATACTCATCTTTTTGGTGGGAAGACTATGCTGACATGGGCAGTAAGGTACAAAGTAGCCCTTGGATTGGCTTCTTCTCTGCTCTACCTTCATGAAGAGTGGGAACAATGTGTTGTCCACAGGGATATCAAGTCAAGCAATATCATGTTAGACGCAAATTTCAATGCCAAGCTCGGCGATTTTGGTCTTGCAAGGCTTGTAGACCATGAGTTGGGCTCACAAACAACTGTTTTGGCCGGCACCATGGGCTACCTAGCGCCGGAGTGTGTCACCACCGGCAAGGCCAGCAAGGAATCCGATGTCTACAGTTTTGGGGTGGTTTCCCTTGAGATTGCATGCGGAAGAAAACCAGTGGAACCCAGAGCAGAACAGAGCAAGGTAAGGCTGGTAGAGTATGTATGGGATCTGTATGGAAAAGGCCAGCTCCTTGAAGCTGTTGATAAGGGATTAAGTATGGAATTTGATGAGAAACAAACGGAGTGCTTGATGGTCGTTGGATTATGGTGTTGCCATCCTGATCCAACCAACCGGCCGTCGATAAGGCAAGTGATAAATGTTCTTAATTCTGAAGCTCCCTTGCCAAACCTTCCGTCGAAGTTTCCGGTGCCAATGTATTTTGCACCTCCAATGCATATGTGTAGATTCTCCTATACATCTTCATCTGCTCTCACAGGGTCATCGAAAGATCAGACGCAGTGTTCGTGTAGCAGTTACTCTACTACTCATTCATCTGCTTCAGCCGGCTCTAGAACAGCTCTTCTAATTAACTCAGGCAAAACTGATGTGTAG